In a single window of the Opitutales bacterium genome:
- a CDS encoding beta-lactamase family protein produces the protein MGIDIAASLDIKARETSFSGVVEVVSAECSFRKSLGYRDRANKLKIDCDTRFGTASGTKGFTALAVASLVESGEIRMDTKAVSILADRFPELHPDITIQQLLAHTSGVGDHYDEELIQGGVDDFFLSIPVQDLVSPFDYLPLLRERPQKFAPGDRACYSNGGYVLLAMIIESVSGMDFQRYVEERVFHPSGMRCSGFFRSDDLPENAALGYLAGENDSRTNALNLPVIGSGDGGAYSCLEDMKSFWRSLLSLKIVTKPTLDQMIQPRNRIENSDYGLGFWIEAGGNFITLEGYDAGVSFYSGCSRDLKTQFTVISNDRLGAWPIVKALKKSLL, from the coding sequence ATGGGTATCGATATAGCAGCTTCGTTGGACATCAAAGCTCGAGAAACATCCTTCTCTGGCGTCGTTGAAGTCGTTTCCGCCGAGTGCTCTTTTCGCAAAAGTTTGGGATATCGTGACCGGGCCAACAAACTCAAAATTGATTGCGATACACGTTTTGGAACCGCGAGCGGCACCAAGGGGTTTACTGCTCTGGCGGTGGCAAGTTTGGTTGAAAGTGGGGAAATCAGGATGGATACGAAAGCGGTATCCATCCTTGCTGATCGTTTTCCGGAATTGCATCCAGACATCACTATTCAGCAGCTCCTCGCACACACCTCTGGAGTAGGTGACCACTATGACGAAGAGCTGATCCAAGGCGGCGTCGACGATTTTTTTCTATCGATTCCAGTTCAGGATCTGGTGTCACCCTTTGACTATCTGCCGTTGCTAAGAGAGCGACCGCAAAAATTCGCTCCAGGCGATAGAGCCTGTTATTCAAATGGTGGCTATGTGCTGCTTGCGATGATCATCGAATCGGTGTCTGGAATGGATTTCCAACGCTACGTCGAGGAACGCGTCTTCCATCCCTCTGGCATGAGATGCTCTGGTTTTTTTCGTTCAGATGACCTTCCTGAAAATGCCGCATTGGGATATCTCGCTGGCGAAAACGATTCCAGAACGAACGCACTCAACCTTCCCGTAATCGGTTCAGGGGATGGCGGAGCCTATAGCTGCCTAGAAGATATGAAGTCATTCTGGCGTAGCTTGCTTTCTTTAAAAATCGTAACAAAACCCACCCTGGATCAGATGATCCAGCCGCGAAATAGAATCGAGAACTCCGATTACGGCTTAGGTTTCTGGATTGAGGCCGGCGGAAACTTCATCACATTGGAGGGCTACGACGCAGGCGTTTCCTTCTACTCAGGATGCAGCAGAGACCTCAAAACTCAGTTTACCGTAATCTCAAACGACCGCTTAGGAGCCTGGCCCATTGTGAAAGCGCTCAAAAAAAGCCTGCTCTGA
- a CDS encoding ligase-associated DNA damage response DEXH box helicase, translating to MSFPSQIESWFEAKGWRPFEFQREVSVAWRLGQSGLVHAPTGFGKTLAAMLGPLSSAAEGDEDGALPAAFQVLWITPMRALANDTAHTLQQFVEELGLNWTVALRTSDTSSSQRAKQKERLPTVLVTTPESFAMLQTYSGWEQRFRAVNTVVVDEWHELLGNKRGVHTELCLTRLRAVQPDLRIWGLSATLGNVQEALDVLLAGKSEDARIIKGDHSKRIEIETLIPTSIEHFPWSGHLGIKLVEAVWERVMQAGTSLIFTNTRSQAEIWHQTLRAHVGEVADNQLAVHHGSLEKEVRLAVEARLKAGSVKAVVCTSSLDLGVDFTPVDRVFQIGSPKGIARLTQRAGRSGHRPGEVSRVIGVPTNALELIEFAAARDALSRGEIESRIPLMKPLDLLVQHVCNAVVAGEVAAERLFQEAQSTWAFRDLTEEEWSWVIEFATQGGKALQAYPAYKKLALENGVLRFQDCKQHTQQRFNMGTIVADSEITVKLQRGGVLGGVEEGFVARLRPGESFVFAGRLLELVRIQGLVAHVRPAKRKKGAVPSWQGGKSPLSSELSTAVARCMEEHLHDSVNPVPELAAVSPILDIQRSWSEIPRMDRLLVEITKIRGEVHCACFTFAGRLVNEGLAALMAFRLGRERDVAIRTTVNDYGISLQHTAVDDPWPERTHCLFETDALLDDLESSIHAAELAKRQFRGIARVAGLILQGFGKHQKSARQVQISSSLLYDVFEKYDPDNLLYRQARLEVMQLQLELTRLQTTLDRLNSIPDQIHFTPRLTPMAFPLWADQIGGSVSTLSRDEQVLRMLQELEDAI from the coding sequence GTGAGTTTTCCCTCTCAGATTGAGTCTTGGTTTGAAGCTAAAGGGTGGCGTCCTTTTGAGTTCCAAAGGGAGGTGTCAGTGGCCTGGCGTTTAGGTCAGTCTGGGTTGGTGCATGCACCGACGGGCTTTGGAAAGACCTTGGCGGCGATGCTTGGGCCTTTGTCTTCGGCAGCCGAGGGGGACGAGGATGGAGCGTTGCCGGCGGCGTTTCAGGTATTGTGGATTACACCGATGCGCGCTCTGGCCAATGATACGGCTCATACGCTCCAACAGTTTGTCGAAGAGCTCGGGCTGAATTGGACGGTAGCTTTGCGCACCTCTGATACATCAAGCTCCCAACGCGCGAAACAAAAGGAGCGGCTGCCGACGGTGTTGGTGACGACCCCCGAAAGCTTCGCTATGCTGCAAACTTATTCCGGATGGGAGCAGCGTTTCCGCGCTGTTAATACGGTGGTAGTGGATGAGTGGCATGAACTGTTAGGAAATAAGCGAGGGGTGCATACGGAACTCTGCCTAACACGCTTGCGTGCGGTTCAACCTGATCTGCGAATCTGGGGTTTATCTGCGACTCTAGGGAATGTGCAGGAGGCTTTGGATGTGCTGCTTGCGGGGAAGTCTGAGGACGCTCGAATCATTAAGGGTGATCACAGTAAACGTATCGAGATCGAGACGCTGATCCCAACGAGCATCGAACACTTTCCCTGGTCGGGCCACTTGGGTATCAAGCTCGTCGAGGCAGTTTGGGAGCGCGTGATGCAAGCGGGCACGTCGCTGATTTTTACAAACACCCGCTCGCAAGCGGAAATCTGGCATCAGACTCTGCGCGCTCACGTGGGAGAGGTAGCGGACAATCAATTGGCGGTCCATCATGGCTCCCTTGAGAAAGAGGTTCGGCTTGCAGTGGAAGCACGCCTCAAAGCGGGTTCTGTCAAAGCTGTGGTATGCACATCGAGCCTGGATCTGGGCGTCGATTTTACGCCCGTTGATCGAGTTTTTCAGATTGGTAGCCCCAAGGGAATCGCTCGTCTTACCCAGCGAGCGGGTCGTAGTGGACATCGGCCAGGTGAAGTGTCACGGGTGATTGGCGTGCCGACAAATGCGCTCGAACTCATCGAGTTTGCGGCTGCCCGAGATGCCTTGAGTCGTGGTGAAATTGAGTCGCGTATTCCTCTAATGAAGCCCCTCGACCTCTTAGTTCAGCATGTGTGCAACGCCGTGGTCGCAGGGGAGGTGGCGGCGGAGCGCCTGTTTCAAGAAGCCCAAAGCACCTGGGCGTTTCGCGATCTTACGGAAGAGGAGTGGAGTTGGGTGATTGAGTTCGCGACCCAGGGTGGCAAAGCCCTCCAGGCCTATCCTGCTTATAAGAAGCTCGCTTTAGAAAATGGAGTGCTGCGTTTCCAAGACTGCAAACAGCATACCCAACAGCGTTTCAATATGGGCACGATTGTAGCGGACTCGGAGATCACTGTGAAACTTCAGCGCGGAGGCGTGCTAGGTGGAGTGGAAGAGGGATTTGTCGCCCGTTTGCGACCAGGAGAAAGCTTTGTCTTTGCTGGACGTCTTTTGGAACTCGTGCGCATTCAAGGCCTGGTGGCCCACGTGCGACCGGCCAAGCGCAAAAAAGGTGCAGTGCCGTCTTGGCAGGGAGGCAAGTCGCCTCTGTCGTCCGAGCTTTCGACCGCCGTAGCGCGTTGTATGGAGGAGCACCTTCATGATTCTGTAAACCCAGTGCCAGAGCTCGCCGCAGTATCACCCATCTTGGATATTCAACGAAGTTGGTCAGAGATCCCTAGGATGGATCGACTCTTGGTCGAAATCACCAAAATTCGGGGCGAAGTACATTGCGCGTGCTTTACCTTTGCTGGGCGGCTGGTCAACGAAGGCTTGGCCGCGTTGATGGCTTTCCGTTTGGGGCGTGAGCGGGACGTCGCCATTCGGACGACTGTTAATGATTATGGTATTTCGCTACAACATACCGCTGTCGATGATCCCTGGCCTGAGCGCACGCATTGTTTGTTTGAGACAGACGCTTTGCTTGATGACTTAGAATCGAGTATTCACGCAGCAGAACTAGCCAAGCGGCAGTTTCGTGGTATAGCTCGAGTGGCGGGTTTGATCCTCCAGGGTTTTGGCAAGCACCAGAAGTCTGCACGTCAGGTGCAAATATCCAGTAGTTTGTTATACGATGTTTTTGAGAAATACGATCCTGACAATTTGCTCTACCGCCAAGCGCGCCTTGAGGTAATGCAGCTACAGCTCGAACTCACCCGACTTCAAACTACCTTGGATCGACTGAACAGTATCCCTGATCAGATCCACTTTACACCGAGACTGACTCCGATGGCCTTCCCGCTGTGGGCCGACCAAATTGGCGGCAGTGTATCTACTTTGAGTAGGGATGAACAGGTGCTGAGAATGCTACAAGAACTGGAGGACGCTATATGA